In Aegilops tauschii subsp. strangulata cultivar AL8/78 chromosome 3, Aet v6.0, whole genome shotgun sequence, one genomic interval encodes:
- the LOC120976256 gene encoding bidirectional sugar transporter SWEET4-like isoform X2: protein MGVSAAQVFKNLLGLLGNLSAIGVVLTPIFFSVALVSEKFSFFVAMVKGSSKCHLELVCGSPFGLISELSWADLRPVTNPLHIRKVSVLQSRLSVTKWSVRPRPTLSFVFVSLFYERFTTLRAIIDADNVGGRTCFPFVFTWLNAAALVVYAGPKHDWWVIVVNAVAVVVEGVYCYLYIVYARGWNRVIAYIMAAVQLVLVVALLVIQFTVFRDGHNAEVREVFFGWIVAGTAILMYLFPFKETSVAAWTRNVESLTPLLSLAYLVNASIWTGFASIKPLDRYLQISNGTGILSAFLQCLVWLICRPGQLQIANGSGILSAFLQCLVWLIFRPEHQH, encoded by the exons ATGGGCGTGTCGGCCGCGCAAGTCTTCAAGAACTTGCTCGGCCTGCTCGGGAACCTGTCCGCCATCGGAGTCGTCCTCACCCCCAT ATTTTTCAGTGTTGCACTAGTGTCTGAAAAGTTCAGTTTTTTTGTCGCAATGGTGAAGGGCTCCTCAAAATGCCACTTGGAATTGGTCTGTGGATCTCCTTTTGGTTTGATCAGTGAACTTTCATGGGCAGATTTAAGACCAGTTACCAATCCTCTTCACATTCGCAAAGTATCTGTACTGCAGAGTCGCCTATCAGTTACAAAATGGAGCGTGCGGCCTCGACCTACATTAAGCTTCGTATTCGTATCCCTGTTCTACGAGAG GTTCACCACCCTCCGCGCCATCATCGATGCCGACAATGTTGGAGGGAGGACCTGCTTTCCGTTTGTCTTTACCTGGTTGAATGCGGCGGCGCTGGTGGTGTACGCCGGGCCAAAACATGATTGGTGGGTTATCGTGGTAAACGCGGTGGCAGTTGTGGTAGAAGGGGTGTACTGCTACCTATACATCGTGTATGCCCGCGGCTGGAACCGTGTCATCGCATACATCATGGCTGCGGTGCAGCTGGTGTTAGTGGTGGCGTTGCTTGTGATTCAGTTCACTGTTTTCCGCGACGGCCACAACGCAGAGGTCAGGGAGGTGTTCTTTGGATGGATTGTGGCCGGCACTGCGATTCTGATGTACCTTTTCCCATTCAAGGAGACG TCCGTGGCAGCCTGGACACGCAATGTGGAGAGCCTCACCCCTCTGCTCTCTCTGGCGTACCTTGTCAACGCAAGCATCTGGACTGGGTTTGCCTCCATCAAGCCGTTGGACAGGTACCTGCAG ATCTCCAACGGGACTGGGATCCTCAGCGCGTTTCTTCAATGCCTGGTGTGGTTGATTTGCCGTCCCGGGCAGCTGCAGATCGCCAACGGGTCCGGAATCCTCAGCGCGTTTCTTCAATGCCTAGTGTGGTTGATTTTCCGCCCCGAGCATCAGCACTAG
- the LOC120976256 gene encoding bidirectional sugar transporter SWEET4-like isoform X1: MGVSAAQVFKNLLGLLGNLSAIGVVLTPMFTTLRAIIDADNVGGRTCFPFVFTWLNAAALVVYAGPKHDWWVIVVNAVAVVVEGVYCYLYIVYARGWNRVIAYIMAAVQLVLVVALLVIQFTVFRDGHNAEVREVFFGWIVAGTAILMYLFPFKETSVAAWTRNVESLTPLLSLAYLVNASIWTGFASIKPLDRYLQISNGTGILSAFLQCLVWLICRPGQLQIANGSGILSAFLQCLVWLIFRPEHQH; encoded by the exons ATGGGCGTGTCGGCCGCGCAAGTCTTCAAGAACTTGCTCGGCCTGCTCGGGAACCTGTCCGCCATCGGAGTCGTCCTCACCCCCAT GTTCACCACCCTCCGCGCCATCATCGATGCCGACAATGTTGGAGGGAGGACCTGCTTTCCGTTTGTCTTTACCTGGTTGAATGCGGCGGCGCTGGTGGTGTACGCCGGGCCAAAACATGATTGGTGGGTTATCGTGGTAAACGCGGTGGCAGTTGTGGTAGAAGGGGTGTACTGCTACCTATACATCGTGTATGCCCGCGGCTGGAACCGTGTCATCGCATACATCATGGCTGCGGTGCAGCTGGTGTTAGTGGTGGCGTTGCTTGTGATTCAGTTCACTGTTTTCCGCGACGGCCACAACGCAGAGGTCAGGGAGGTGTTCTTTGGATGGATTGTGGCCGGCACTGCGATTCTGATGTACCTTTTCCCATTCAAGGAGACG TCCGTGGCAGCCTGGACACGCAATGTGGAGAGCCTCACCCCTCTGCTCTCTCTGGCGTACCTTGTCAACGCAAGCATCTGGACTGGGTTTGCCTCCATCAAGCCGTTGGACAGGTACCTGCAG ATCTCCAACGGGACTGGGATCCTCAGCGCGTTTCTTCAATGCCTGGTGTGGTTGATTTGCCGTCCCGGGCAGCTGCAGATCGCCAACGGGTCCGGAATCCTCAGCGCGTTTCTTCAATGCCTAGTGTGGTTGATTTTCCGCCCCGAGCATCAGCACTAG